From Methanocella paludicola SANAE, a single genomic window includes:
- the carA gene encoding glutamine-hydrolyzing carbamoyl-phosphate synthase small subunit, which translates to MKAVLGLEDGTCVLGEGFGREGTTLGELVFATPYTGYEEALTDPSYKGQILLFTYPLIGNYGVNDANFQSDGIKAEALVIREKCVHPSHPRFRRSLDAFLTDEKVSGIAEVDTRMLTIKTRTYGTMRSALIVGSDDGEKAVELAKNSKPDPTLVEKVTCRQPYEVKGTGPRIVVMDFGAKRNIINSLARRNADVVVVPSSTSYQAIQDYKPDAILFSNGPGDPQDAKNGIAVARQAAGQLPVFGICLGHQIIGLAMGASTYKLKFGHRGANQPVIDLIDKKVYITSQNHGYAVDPNTIEGTGLTMTQTNANDGTVEGMKNDKMRIMSVQYHPEASPGPRDTNWFFDAVVKKAGVW; encoded by the coding sequence ATGAAGGCAGTATTAGGGTTGGAAGACGGCACCTGCGTGCTCGGGGAAGGGTTCGGCCGCGAAGGCACGACCCTCGGCGAACTGGTTTTTGCGACTCCGTACACGGGCTACGAGGAGGCGCTCACTGATCCCTCATACAAGGGCCAGATACTTCTTTTCACTTATCCTTTGATAGGCAATTACGGCGTCAACGACGCCAACTTTCAGTCGGACGGCATCAAGGCCGAAGCCCTCGTTATCCGGGAGAAATGCGTTCACCCGTCTCACCCCCGGTTCAGGAGGTCCCTGGATGCCTTCCTGACGGACGAGAAGGTCTCGGGCATCGCCGAGGTCGACACGCGCATGCTCACCATCAAGACCCGGACTTACGGGACGATGAGGTCGGCGCTCATCGTGGGAAGCGACGACGGGGAGAAGGCCGTCGAGCTGGCGAAGAATTCCAAACCCGACCCGACGCTCGTCGAGAAGGTCACGTGCAGGCAGCCCTACGAGGTCAAGGGCACAGGGCCCCGCATCGTCGTCATGGACTTCGGCGCCAAGAGGAACATCATCAACAGCCTCGCCCGCAGGAACGCGGACGTCGTGGTCGTGCCGTCGAGCACGTCCTACCAGGCGATACAGGACTACAAGCCCGACGCCATACTCTTCTCCAACGGCCCCGGCGACCCGCAGGACGCGAAGAACGGCATCGCCGTCGCCAGGCAGGCCGCGGGCCAGCTCCCCGTGTTCGGCATCTGCCTCGGGCACCAGATCATCGGGCTGGCCATGGGCGCCAGCACGTACAAGCTCAAATTCGGCCACCGGGGCGCCAACCAGCCGGTCATCGACCTCATCGACAAGAAGGTCTACATCACCAGCCAGAACCACGGCTACGCGGTCGACCCGAACACCATCGAGGGCACGGGCCTGACGATGACCCAGACCAACGCCAACGACGGCACCGTCGAGGGAATGAAAAATGATAAGATGCGCATCATGAGCGTCCAGTACCATCCCGAAGCGAGCCCCGGGCCACGGGACACGAACTGGTTCTTCGACGCCGTCGTGAAGAAGGCAGGTGTATGGTAA
- a CDS encoding class II fructose-bisphosphate aldolase, with the protein MIFATLKEVLEAARAGKYAVGAFNINDMEIAKAIGGAAKEEKSPVILAVSPSAIKYAGIEYIYEIARVTADKSGVPTVLHLDHGTTFNDCVQCIRHGWSSVMFDGSKLPLEENIKQTADIVRIAHAAGVSVEAELGKLAGVEGHVSVAEKDAIFTNPDEAKMFVERTGVDALAVAIGTSHGAYKFKGEATLDFPRLEKIEKLVNIPIVLHGASGVPKDVLDKAAKYGAKLPGAAGVPNDAIKQAISLGVAKINIDTDIRLALTAAIRQVLAEHPEEFDPRKIFGPAEDAMKAVAKGKMQLFGSSGKA; encoded by the coding sequence ATGATATTTGCCACTCTTAAGGAGGTCCTGGAAGCTGCCAGGGCCGGTAAGTATGCCGTCGGTGCGTTCAACATCAACGACATGGAGATCGCCAAGGCCATCGGCGGGGCCGCAAAGGAAGAAAAGTCGCCCGTCATACTGGCGGTATCGCCGAGCGCCATCAAGTACGCCGGCATCGAGTACATTTATGAGATCGCCCGCGTGACGGCCGATAAGTCCGGCGTCCCCACGGTGCTGCACTTAGACCACGGCACGACGTTTAACGACTGCGTCCAGTGCATCCGGCACGGCTGGTCGTCCGTCATGTTCGACGGCTCGAAGCTGCCGCTGGAGGAGAACATCAAGCAGACCGCCGACATCGTGCGGATCGCGCATGCGGCGGGCGTGTCCGTAGAGGCCGAGCTCGGTAAATTAGCGGGCGTGGAGGGCCACGTCTCAGTGGCGGAGAAGGACGCCATCTTCACGAACCCGGACGAGGCGAAGATGTTCGTGGAAAGGACTGGGGTGGACGCCCTCGCAGTGGCCATCGGCACCTCGCACGGCGCGTATAAATTTAAAGGCGAGGCCACCCTGGACTTCCCGAGGCTGGAGAAGATCGAGAAGCTCGTGAACATACCCATCGTGCTGCACGGCGCATCGGGCGTGCCGAAGGACGTGCTGGACAAGGCCGCGAAGTATGGCGCCAAGCTGCCTGGAGCGGCGGGGGTCCCGAACGATGCCATCAAGCAGGCCATCAGCCTGGGCGTGGCCAAGATCAACATCGACACCGACATCCGGCTGGCGCTTACGGCGGCCATCCGCCAGGTGCTCGCCGAGCATCCCGAGGAGTTCGACCCGCGCAAGATCTTCGGCCCGGCAGAGGACGCCATGAAAGCCGTGGCGAAGGGCAAGATGCAGCTTTTCGGAAGCTCGGGGAAGGCGTAG
- a CDS encoding 6-phosphofructokinase, with product MADIKKIGILTGGGDCPGLNAVIRAVVFKAGEYGWQVLGVKYGWKGMLNADAIPLTRNDVKDILPLGGTILKTSRTNPYKVEGGEAKVLENAKKMGIDCLVAVGGEDTLGVANKLTKAGLRCVGVPKTIDNDLGATDYTFGYQTAVQIASDAMDRLHTTAKSHDRVLVCEVMGRHAGWMTVDAGMSASAHWIYTPEAKGSVEDCCKMLKERYARGDKYGIVAVAEGAEFSDLDVKAASQTTDSFGHVKLGGVAETLAKEIEKRTGLETRHVVLGHTQRGGSPLAYDRILGTRLGNKAAEMIKNGQFAMMASLRGENVEAVPIEEAVKTLKTVPPQYYDVAKTFFG from the coding sequence ATGGCGGACATAAAGAAGATCGGGATCTTAACGGGCGGGGGCGACTGCCCCGGCCTGAACGCCGTCATCCGGGCGGTCGTCTTCAAGGCGGGCGAGTACGGCTGGCAGGTGCTGGGCGTGAAGTACGGCTGGAAGGGCATGCTGAACGCCGATGCGATACCTCTCACGAGAAATGACGTAAAGGACATCCTGCCCCTCGGCGGCACGATCCTGAAGACGTCGAGGACCAACCCGTACAAGGTCGAGGGCGGCGAGGCGAAGGTGCTGGAGAACGCGAAGAAGATGGGCATCGACTGCCTTGTCGCAGTGGGAGGCGAGGATACCCTGGGCGTGGCCAATAAGCTCACGAAGGCGGGGCTTCGGTGCGTCGGCGTTCCCAAGACCATCGACAACGACCTGGGGGCGACCGACTACACGTTCGGGTACCAGACCGCGGTCCAGATCGCGAGCGATGCCATGGACCGGCTGCACACCACGGCGAAGAGCCACGACAGAGTGCTCGTCTGCGAGGTCATGGGCCGGCACGCCGGCTGGATGACCGTGGACGCGGGCATGTCGGCCAGCGCCCACTGGATATACACGCCTGAGGCGAAGGGCAGCGTCGAAGACTGCTGCAAGATGCTCAAGGAGCGATACGCGAGGGGGGACAAGTACGGCATCGTCGCCGTGGCCGAGGGCGCCGAGTTCAGCGACCTGGACGTCAAGGCGGCTTCCCAGACCACCGACTCGTTCGGGCACGTGAAGCTCGGGGGCGTGGCGGAGACCCTGGCGAAGGAGATCGAGAAGCGCACGGGCCTCGAGACCCGGCACGTGGTGCTGGGCCACACTCAGAGGGGCGGTTCGCCTCTGGCCTATGACCGTATCCTTGGAACGAGGCTCGGCAACAAGGCCGCCGAGATGATCAAGAACGGGCAGTTCGCCATGATGGCGAGCCTGCGGGGCGAGAACGTCGAGGCGGTGCCCATCGAGGAGGCCGTCAAGACGCTGAAGACCGTGCCGCCGCAGTATTACGATGTCGCTAAGACCTTTTTCGGGTGA
- a CDS encoding virginiamycin B lyase family protein, with protein MLPQRLTALAIISLFIMMLIPVALAQSSLTVEEYKYPNGTTVDAMCVDSRGNVWLAQSSPATLYRVDPSAGTFDKYVIPTSSDTLFRGMSAEGSSYIWMADEGGQQIIGYDVGKNKFYNFTFPLDLNPTDVIAQDNYLWVACNMELGRINMDTNEMKDYYVDRYDASLADLAMDRMGNVWFVEYSSGKVGGYSRMDDQVHIFPIPTADSKPTCLGIDSQGRLWFLESASSKLGMFDTNLNTFKEIDLPQLDGAQVYAKRLAVDSDDNVWLTDTANGRVIKYYTAKDAFVPISLNGTKSYPTLIEADGNTIWAVESGASSLAKIRADPLYGLDATPTPTATPSPTPSATPTPKPTPGFEVIAALCAVCIVARKFNKN; from the coding sequence ATGCTCCCGCAGAGACTGACGGCACTCGCCATTATATCCTTATTCATAATGATGCTCATACCCGTGGCCCTGGCCCAGAGCTCCCTCACGGTCGAGGAGTACAAGTACCCCAACGGCACGACGGTGGACGCGATGTGCGTGGACAGCCGGGGCAACGTGTGGCTCGCCCAGAGCTCGCCGGCTACGCTGTACAGGGTCGACCCTTCCGCGGGCACTTTCGATAAGTATGTGATACCCACGAGCTCCGACACCCTGTTCAGGGGCATGAGCGCCGAGGGGAGCTCGTACATATGGATGGCCGACGAGGGCGGGCAGCAGATCATCGGGTACGACGTGGGCAAGAACAAGTTCTACAACTTCACTTTCCCCCTGGACCTCAACCCGACGGACGTCATCGCGCAGGACAACTACCTGTGGGTGGCCTGCAACATGGAGCTCGGCCGGATCAACATGGACACGAACGAGATGAAGGACTACTACGTCGACAGGTACGACGCTTCGCTGGCGGACCTCGCCATGGACAGAATGGGCAACGTCTGGTTCGTGGAATACTCGTCGGGAAAGGTCGGCGGGTACTCCCGGATGGACGACCAGGTGCACATATTCCCGATACCCACTGCCGACTCGAAGCCCACGTGCCTCGGCATCGACTCCCAGGGCCGGCTCTGGTTCCTTGAGAGCGCGTCCAGCAAGCTCGGCATGTTCGACACGAACCTTAACACCTTCAAGGAGATTGACCTCCCGCAGCTCGACGGGGCGCAGGTATACGCAAAGCGCCTGGCCGTGGACTCGGACGATAACGTCTGGCTCACGGATACGGCCAACGGCCGCGTCATTAAATATTATACGGCGAAGGACGCGTTCGTGCCCATAAGCCTGAACGGCACGAAGAGCTATCCCACGCTCATCGAGGCCGACGGCAACACGATATGGGCCGTCGAGAGCGGCGCCTCGTCGCTGGCGAAGATCAGGGCCGACCCGCTGTACGGCCTGGACGCGACCCCCACGCCCACGGCGACTCCGTCGCCGACACCGAGCGCCACCCCGACCCCGAAGCCAACGCCCGGGTTCGAAGTCATTGCTGCGCTCTGCGCGGTATGCATTGTGGCGAGAAAATTTAACAAAAATTAG
- a CDS encoding class I SAM-dependent methyltransferase, which produces MGKNNSKMFNKQRGIPVPADPLATLLKDRLTPEELAVLPRGWQIIGEVLLIHIPPVLQTKKALIAEALLTLYPRCRTVMETHRIAGEYRQPVFERISGDGTETLHKENYVVYKLDVAKIMFSQGNFYERRRMGTVGKGERVVDMFAGIGYFSLPMAVHARPGKILAIELNPESYGYLCENVRLNHVEDIVEPVLGDCREKAPEGWADRAIMGYVGTTQEYLPWGIRALKRGGILHYHETTPDKLVFDRPVQNIKDAAKEQGRKAEILEKIKVKKYSPGVWHVVVDARIS; this is translated from the coding sequence GTGGGGAAGAATAACTCGAAGATGTTCAATAAGCAGAGAGGCATCCCCGTGCCTGCGGACCCCCTCGCAACTCTTTTAAAGGACCGTTTGACGCCAGAAGAACTAGCCGTACTTCCCCGGGGATGGCAGATCATCGGGGAGGTTTTGCTTATCCATATTCCTCCGGTACTCCAGACGAAGAAGGCGCTCATAGCAGAGGCGCTATTAACGCTCTATCCCCGGTGCAGGACCGTGATGGAGACCCACCGCATCGCCGGCGAGTACCGGCAGCCGGTGTTCGAGCGAATTTCAGGCGACGGCACGGAGACCCTGCACAAGGAGAACTACGTGGTCTACAAGCTGGACGTGGCGAAGATCATGTTCTCCCAGGGTAATTTCTACGAGCGGCGGCGGATGGGCACCGTTGGCAAGGGCGAGAGGGTCGTGGACATGTTCGCCGGCATCGGGTACTTTAGTTTACCGATGGCCGTCCACGCCAGGCCCGGGAAGATCCTGGCCATCGAGCTGAACCCGGAGTCTTACGGCTATCTCTGCGAGAACGTGCGCCTGAACCATGTGGAGGACATCGTCGAGCCCGTTTTGGGGGATTGCCGCGAGAAGGCGCCCGAAGGGTGGGCTGACCGTGCCATCATGGGATACGTGGGGACAACGCAGGAGTACCTGCCCTGGGGCATCCGGGCGCTGAAGCGGGGGGGCATACTGCACTACCACGAGACCACGCCGGATAAGCTCGTGTTCGACAGGCCCGTACAGAATATTAAGGACGCGGCGAAGGAGCAGGGCCGGAAGGCCGAGATATTAGAGAAGATAAAAGTAAAGAAGTACTCGCCGGGCGTGTGGCACGTCGTCGTGGACGCCCGCATCAGCTAA